The proteins below are encoded in one region of Gammaproteobacteria bacterium:
- a CDS encoding FHA domain-containing protein, translated as MNKIIVNRGSFKLEEFDFIQNSLTIGRAADNDIKLDDASVSNHHAKIVKILNTCYIQDLNSTNGTLVNGKKTHKRSLYSGDIISLGKHQLLYQSDNPATASAENDSTMLLQQDDIERSLKEYMHSQTFTNPQESKPGATAAKSGKPEAAAAAAAAKISPTGAMAGSQAHQAQGPTHAQNPAQAQNGPVAKPVIPQHYVEHLKAAAQTVAKHDTPAVASAAPPKATVQKTTEPDVAVASMDTGKKTVPDTRLILGRRPKGNSKPVIQVDTDRPKPAPYDIPIHNTAAIPAGEPKAVITERPLSQTKPDIASAVIDTDSAAAAVNIGSQDFSDFGGAVAARNLNEPKPDPAFHGARNIVFTEPKPRKGVLSALWAVIIVALLVEVVYIVYRALN; from the coding sequence ATGAACAAAATTATCGTTAACCGAGGCTCTTTTAAACTCGAAGAGTTCGACTTTATCCAAAACTCCCTAACGATCGGCAGGGCCGCCGACAACGACATCAAACTGGATGATGCGTCTGTGAGTAATCACCACGCTAAAATCGTCAAGATTTTAAACACTTGCTATATCCAAGACTTGAATAGCACCAACGGCACCCTGGTAAACGGTAAAAAAACCCACAAGCGAAGCCTGTATTCCGGAGATATAATTTCTTTGGGAAAACATCAGTTGCTGTATCAGTCCGACAATCCGGCAACTGCATCCGCCGAAAACGACAGTACCATGTTATTGCAGCAAGATGACATCGAACGCAGCTTAAAAGAATACATGCACTCTCAGACATTTACTAACCCACAAGAATCCAAGCCAGGGGCAACAGCCGCAAAATCCGGCAAGCCGGAAGCAGCTGCAGCTGCAGCTGCAGCAAAGATTAGCCCAACCGGGGCCATGGCCGGCAGTCAAGCCCACCAGGCTCAGGGCCCGACACATGCCCAAAACCCGGCCCAAGCTCAAAACGGACCGGTCGCAAAACCGGTGATCCCACAACACTATGTGGAACACTTAAAAGCAGCGGCGCAAACCGTTGCCAAACACGATACCCCGGCAGTAGCTTCTGCCGCTCCCCCCAAAGCCACGGTACAGAAGACAACCGAACCGGATGTCGCTGTTGCCAGTATGGACACCGGCAAGAAAACTGTTCCGGATACACGCTTAATTTTAGGGCGTCGCCCTAAAGGCAATAGCAAACCGGTGATCCAAGTGGATACCGACCGCCCCAAACCGGCACCGTATGATATTCCGATTCACAACACGGCAGCCATACCCGCCGGCGAACCCAAAGCCGTTATAACCGAAAGACCTTTATCCCAGACAAAACCGGATATTGCGTCGGCGGTGATAGACACAGACAGCGCAGCGGCCGCAGTTAATATTGGCAGCCAGGATTTCAGTGATTTTGGCGGGGCTGTCGCGGCGCGTAATTTGAACGAACCTAAGCCGGACCCTGCATTTCACGGAGCCCGCAATATCGTATTTACTGAACCAAAACCCCGTAAAGGTGTGCTCAGCGCCCTATGGGCAGTGATTATTGTGGCTTTGTTGGTGGAAGTTGTTTACATCGTTTATCGCGCACTTAATTAA
- the atpG gene encoding F0F1 ATP synthase subunit gamma — protein sequence MAVGKEIRTQIKSVKNTQKITRAMEMVAASKMRKAQDRMAASRPYSDKIRNVIAHLAHAHPEYQHSYMKEREVKRVGFIIISSDRGLCGGLNSNLFRATLRAMREWNDQKVGIDLCTIGSKAGGYFKRLGGKIIGQASHLGDEPRVQDLIGTVKVMLDAFDNGEIDRLYVVYNKFVNTMTQDPQLDQILPIVKDDNKELEHHWDYIYEPEAKEVLTDLLTRYVESLVYQGSVENAACEQAARMVAMKAASDNAGSMIDDLQLAYNKARQAAITQELSEIVGGAAAV from the coding sequence ATGGCAGTCGGAAAAGAAATTCGCACGCAGATTAAGAGCGTTAAAAACACGCAGAAGATCACGCGGGCAATGGAAATGGTTGCCGCCAGTAAAATGCGCAAAGCGCAGGACCGCATGGCGGCTTCCCGGCCGTACTCGGATAAGATCCGCAATGTGATCGCTCACTTGGCTCATGCTCATCCTGAATACCAGCACTCTTATATGAAAGAGCGTGAGGTGAAGCGGGTGGGTTTTATCATTATTTCCAGTGATCGTGGTCTGTGCGGTGGTTTGAACTCCAATTTGTTCCGCGCCACACTGCGGGCCATGCGCGAATGGAACGACCAAAAGGTCGGTATTGATCTGTGTACCATCGGTTCCAAAGCCGGCGGATACTTTAAACGACTGGGTGGCAAGATTATCGGCCAAGCCAGTCACTTGGGTGATGAGCCTCGGGTTCAGGATTTGATCGGTACGGTTAAAGTCATGCTCGACGCTTTCGACAACGGTGAAATTGACCGTTTGTACGTGGTGTACAACAAATTTGTTAACACCATGACCCAGGATCCGCAGCTTGATCAGATCCTGCCCATCGTCAAAGACGACAATAAAGAACTGGAGCACCACTGGGATTATATCTACGAGCCGGAGGCCAAAGAGGTATTAACCGACCTGTTGACCCGCTATGTGGAATCTTTGGTGTATCAGGGATCTGTAGAAAACGCGGCCTGTGAGCAAGCGGCGCGTATGGTGGCCATGAAGGCGGCGTCTGATAACGCCGGCAGCATGATAGACGACTTGCAATTGGCTTATAACAAAGCCCGTCAGGCGGCAATCACGCAAGAGCTGTCAGAAATCGTGGGTGGTGCGGCAGCGGTATAA
- a CDS encoding ATP synthase subunit I: MHSNNLETALAQSTRRVVGLQLLSSVVIAVLFLFQDVLHAASALFGGLTSVSTALILSRGVRRAGEAALSDPKKSLAILMLGALQRFILVLGLLALGLGLLKLDPVAVIVGFVITQISYAVSTRSGNASQK, translated from the coding sequence ATGCACTCAAATAATTTAGAGACCGCGCTGGCTCAGAGCACTCGTAGAGTGGTGGGTTTGCAATTGTTGAGCAGTGTGGTGATCGCGGTCCTGTTTTTATTTCAGGATGTGCTGCACGCCGCTTCGGCCCTGTTTGGCGGGCTCACCAGTGTTTCCACTGCTCTGATATTGAGTCGCGGTGTAAGACGCGCCGGTGAGGCAGCGCTAAGCGATCCGAAAAAAAGCCTGGCTATATTGATGCTGGGAGCGTTGCAAAGGTTTATTTTAGTATTGGGTTTACTGGCTCTGGGTTTGGGGTTGTTAAAACTGGATCCGGTTGCAGTAATTGTCGGTTTCGTCATAACTCAAATCAGTTATGCGGTGAGCACGCGTTCCGGTAACGCGTCACAGAAATAG
- the atpA gene encoding F0F1 ATP synthase subunit alpha, with translation MQLNPSEISGLIKERIKNFEVSSEAKNEGTVVSVTDGIVRIHGLSDVMLGEMIEFPGNTFGMALNLERDSVGAVVLGAYEHITEGDKVYCTGRILEVPVGEGLLGRVVDSLGTPIDGKGSVDAAGTSPIEKVAPGVIARQSVDQPVQTGLKAIDSMVPIGRGQRELIIGDRQTGKTAVAIDAIINQKGTGVKCIYVAVGQKASSIANVVHKLEEHGAMAHTIVVAASASDAAAMQFIAPYSGCAMGEYFRDKGEDALIIYDDLTKQAWAYRQVSLLLRRPPGREAYPGDVFYLHSRLLERAARINADYVEKLTNGAVKGKTGSLTALPIIETQAGDVSAFVPTNVISITDGQIFLESDLFNAGIRPAINAGLSVSRVGGAAQTKIIKKLGGGVRLDLAQYRELAAFAQFASDLDDATRKQIERGQRVTELMKQTQYTPLTVADMAFSLFAANEGYLDDVDVSKVVAFEAALHSFIKSDSADLRDKINAGGDYNDEIAAEMKAALDKFKSSSTW, from the coding sequence ATGCAATTAAATCCATCAGAAATTAGTGGTCTGATTAAAGAAAGAATCAAGAACTTCGAAGTCTCAAGCGAGGCCAAGAACGAAGGTACCGTAGTCAGTGTTACTGACGGGATCGTGCGTATTCACGGTCTATCCGATGTAATGCTGGGTGAGATGATCGAGTTCCCGGGCAATACCTTTGGTATGGCCTTGAACTTGGAACGTGACTCCGTGGGTGCGGTAGTACTGGGTGCTTACGAGCACATCACCGAAGGTGACAAAGTGTACTGTACCGGCCGCATCCTGGAAGTTCCCGTAGGCGAAGGCCTGCTGGGTCGTGTGGTTGACTCTCTGGGTACTCCCATCGACGGCAAAGGCTCAGTTGATGCTGCAGGCACTTCTCCTATTGAAAAAGTGGCTCCCGGTGTTATCGCCCGTCAATCGGTTGATCAGCCGGTACAAACCGGTCTGAAAGCTATCGACTCCATGGTACCCATCGGTCGTGGTCAACGTGAGTTAATCATCGGTGACCGCCAAACGGGTAAAACCGCTGTAGCCATCGACGCCATCATCAACCAGAAAGGTACCGGTGTTAAATGTATCTATGTTGCTGTAGGCCAAAAAGCTTCCAGTATCGCTAACGTCGTCCACAAGCTGGAAGAGCACGGCGCCATGGCCCACACCATCGTAGTCGCGGCCAGTGCCTCTGACGCGGCGGCCATGCAGTTTATCGCCCCGTACTCCGGTTGCGCCATGGGTGAATACTTCCGCGACAAAGGCGAAGACGCACTGATCATTTATGATGACTTGACCAAACAAGCTTGGGCTTACCGTCAGGTTTCTCTGTTGCTGCGTCGTCCTCCGGGTCGTGAAGCTTATCCCGGTGACGTATTCTACCTGCACTCCCGTTTGCTGGAGCGTGCGGCTCGAATCAACGCCGACTATGTTGAGAAGCTCACCAACGGTGCCGTGAAAGGGAAAACGGGTTCTTTAACTGCGCTGCCAATTATTGAAACCCAAGCCGGTGACGTATCCGCTTTCGTACCGACCAACGTAATCTCCATTACTGACGGTCAGATCTTCCTGGAAAGTGATTTGTTCAACGCCGGTATCCGACCTGCGATCAACGCCGGTTTGTCCGTATCCCGAGTGGGTGGTGCGGCACAGACCAAGATCATCAAAAAGCTGGGCGGTGGTGTTCGTTTGGACTTGGCGCAATATCGTGAGTTGGCGGCTTTTGCCCAGTTCGCTTCTGATCTGGACGATGCGACCCGCAAACAAATCGAACGCGGCCAACGTGTTACCGAGCTGATGAAGCAAACTCAGTATACTCCTTTGACCGTTGCTGATATGGCTTTCTCCTTGTTCGCGGCTAACGAAGGTTATCTGGATGATGTGGATGTGTCCAAAGTGGTGGCTTTTGAAGCCGCGTTGCACTCCTTCATTAAATCCGATAGCGCCGATTTACGTGACAAGATCAACGCCGGCGGGGATTATAACGACGAAATCGCTGCGGAAATGAAAGCGGCTCTGGATAAATTCAAATCCAGTAGCACCTGGTAA
- the atpD gene encoding F0F1 ATP synthase subunit beta, whose translation MSSGKIVQIIGAVVDVEFPRDAMPKVYDALKLADVDLTLEVQQQLGDGVVRSIAMGSSDGLKRGMAVSSTGAPISVPVGKKTLGRIMDVLGNPVDEKGPVGAEESWSIHRKAPTFEELSASTDILETGIKVIDLICPFAKGGKVGLFGGAGVGKTVNMMELIRNIAIEHSGFSVFAGVGERTREGNDFYHEMTDSNVIDKVSLVYGQMNEPPGNRLRVALTGLTMAEFFRDEGRDVLLFIDNIYRYTLAGTEVSALLGRMPSAVGYQPTLAEEMGALQERITSTKTGSITSIQAVYVPADDLTDPSPATTFAHLDATVVLSRQIAELGIYPAVDPLDSTSRQLDPLVIGQEHYDVARAVQGTLQRYKELKDIIAILGMDELSEEDKLIVARARKIQRFLSQPFFVAEVFTGSPGKFVSMKDTIEGFKGIVDGQYDHLPEQAFYMVGSIDEAVERAKSF comes from the coding sequence ATGAGTTCGGGAAAGATCGTACAAATCATCGGTGCGGTAGTGGACGTGGAATTTCCACGTGACGCCATGCCGAAGGTGTATGACGCATTAAAATTAGCTGATGTGGATCTCACTTTGGAAGTTCAACAACAGCTGGGTGACGGCGTTGTACGCTCCATCGCCATGGGTTCATCCGATGGTCTGAAGCGCGGTATGGCTGTTTCCAGCACCGGGGCGCCAATATCCGTACCTGTAGGGAAAAAAACCCTGGGTCGTATTATGGACGTACTGGGCAATCCGGTAGATGAAAAAGGTCCTGTAGGGGCTGAGGAAAGCTGGTCCATTCACCGTAAGGCTCCCACTTTCGAAGAGTTATCTGCCAGTACCGACATTCTGGAAACCGGTATCAAAGTTATCGATTTGATCTGTCCTTTCGCTAAGGGTGGTAAAGTTGGACTGTTCGGTGGTGCGGGTGTAGGTAAGACCGTAAACATGATGGAGCTGATTCGTAACATCGCTATCGAGCACAGCGGTTTCTCCGTATTCGCCGGTGTGGGTGAGCGTACTCGTGAAGGGAACGACTTCTACCACGAAATGACCGACTCCAACGTTATCGACAAGGTGTCACTGGTATACGGCCAAATGAATGAGCCTCCGGGTAACCGTCTGCGTGTCGCGTTGACCGGCTTGACCATGGCGGAATTCTTCCGTGACGAAGGCCGTGACGTACTGCTGTTTATCGACAACATTTACCGATACACGCTGGCCGGTACCGAGGTATCCGCATTGTTGGGTCGTATGCCTTCTGCGGTAGGTTATCAGCCTACTCTGGCGGAAGAAATGGGCGCTTTGCAAGAGCGAATCACTTCCACCAAGACCGGATCTATCACTTCTATTCAGGCGGTATACGTACCGGCGGATGACTTGACCGACCCGTCTCCGGCCACCACCTTCGCTCACTTGGATGCGACCGTGGTACTGTCGCGACAAATCGCAGAGTTGGGCATATATCCTGCGGTAGATCCGTTGGATTCTACCAGCCGTCAGTTGGACCCGCTGGTCATCGGCCAGGAACACTACGATGTGGCACGTGCCGTACAGGGTACTCTGCAGCGTTATAAAGAGCTGAAAGATATTATCGCTATTCTGGGTATGGATGAGTTGTCCGAAGAAGACAAGCTGATCGTTGCCCGAGCTCGTAAGATCCAGCGATTCCTGTCTCAGCCTTTCTTCGTCGCTGAGGTATTCACCGGCTCTCCCGGTAAGTTCGTTTCCATGAAAGACACCATCGAAGGCTTTAAAGGCATTGTAGACGGTCAGTACGACCACCTGCCCGAACAGGCTTTTTACATGGTTGGCAGCATTGACGAAGCCGTGGAGCGTGCTAAATCCTTCTAG
- a CDS encoding F0F1 ATP synthase subunit delta, with protein sequence MAENSTVARPYAEAIFELAKDQSQYKDWSEMLAFAAAVASNEDMAQLIGNTNVNKQQMTELFLGVCEGRLNAEGQNMIKLLVENRRLNVLTEIAQQYETLRAEAEKTIEAEVVSAFEVSKDQQSLIASNLKKRLGREVSLTCRVDESLLGGVVIKAGDLVIDGSSIGQIRKLSVELAG encoded by the coding sequence ATGGCAGAGAATTCTACAGTTGCACGCCCCTACGCTGAAGCTATTTTCGAATTGGCAAAGGACCAATCTCAATATAAGGACTGGTCTGAAATGCTGGCATTTGCTGCCGCTGTAGCCTCCAACGAGGATATGGCACAGTTGATCGGCAATACCAATGTGAACAAACAACAAATGACGGAATTGTTCTTGGGAGTTTGCGAAGGCAGACTTAATGCCGAAGGACAAAACATGATTAAGTTGTTGGTGGAAAACCGTCGTTTGAACGTGTTGACCGAAATTGCACAGCAATACGAAACCTTAAGAGCCGAAGCGGAAAAAACCATCGAAGCGGAAGTGGTATCGGCGTTTGAAGTCAGTAAGGATCAGCAATCCCTGATTGCCTCGAACCTGAAAAAGCGTCTGGGTCGTGAAGTTTCGTTAACGTGTCGTGTAGACGAGTCTCTACTGGGTGGCGTTGTCATTAAAGCGGGTGACCTTGTTATCGACGGTTCATCCATTGGTCAAATTCGAAAGCTTTCCGTAGAGTTGGCTGGTTAA
- a CDS encoding ParB/RepB/Spo0J family partition protein, with protein sequence MIVKKRGLGRGLDALMGGSSRTRSNAEESQDQTADLPPAAELPQAAEIPPAAEISQAAQVKEPKDSELRELPIDLLQPGKYQPRTDMHNESLEDLANSIRAQGILQPIVVRKLAGSDRFEIIAGERRWRAAQLAELHEVPAVVRDVSDNAAIAMALIENIQREDLNPVEEATALQRLINEFEMTHQQAADAVGRSRAAVSNLLRLLSLAADVRVLLEKGELEMGHARAILSLESSVQSSVAREIATKRLSVREAEQLVRKLRSDKGDTKPKKKEIDPNIQQLQDGISEKLGAKVQFHHLPNGKGKVVVHYNSLDELDGILAHIK encoded by the coding sequence ATGATTGTAAAGAAAAGAGGTTTAGGGAGAGGCTTGGATGCGCTGATGGGTGGGTCGTCCAGAACCCGGTCCAACGCAGAAGAATCTCAGGATCAAACCGCGGATTTGCCCCCGGCAGCAGAGCTTCCCCAAGCTGCAGAAATTCCTCCGGCAGCAGAAATTTCTCAGGCTGCACAAGTCAAAGAGCCTAAAGACAGCGAATTGCGGGAATTGCCCATTGATTTGCTGCAACCGGGTAAATACCAGCCGCGTACCGACATGCATAATGAAAGCCTGGAAGATTTAGCCAATTCCATCCGGGCCCAAGGAATATTGCAACCTATTGTTGTACGCAAGCTGGCCGGTAGCGATCGATTTGAAATCATTGCCGGCGAGCGTCGTTGGCGTGCGGCGCAGTTGGCTGAATTGCATGAAGTGCCTGCCGTTGTGCGCGATGTGTCAGACAACGCCGCTATTGCCATGGCCTTGATTGAAAATATTCAACGGGAAGATCTCAATCCGGTTGAAGAAGCAACCGCGTTACAACGGTTAATCAATGAATTCGAAATGACTCACCAGCAAGCGGCGGATGCCGTGGGTCGTTCCCGTGCGGCGGTGAGTAATTTATTGCGTTTGTTGTCATTGGCGGCAGATGTACGCGTTTTACTGGAAAAAGGCGAGCTGGAAATGGGGCATGCCCGTGCCATACTCAGCTTGGAAAGCAGCGTACAAAGCAGCGTGGCCAGAGAGATTGCCACCAAGCGACTGTCGGTGCGCGAAGCCGAACAATTGGTGAGAAAGCTGCGCTCAGATAAGGGCGACACCAAACCGAAAAAGAAAGAAATCGATCCCAATATCCAGCAACTACAGGACGGCATCTCAGAAAAACTGGGTGCTAAAGTCCAATTTCACCATTTGCCTAACGGTAAGGGTAAAGTGGTGGTGCATTACAACAGTCTGGATGAGCTGGACGGAATTCTGGCGCACATCAAATAG
- the atpE gene encoding F0F1 ATP synthase subunit C, translating into MTPDMIATIYAYTAVGVGVILAAAGLGSAIGWGLICAKTLEGIARQPEMRPALMTNMFIFAGLMESFPFIILAFAMWFLFANPFIGAAKAAMGG; encoded by the coding sequence ATGACACCTGATATGATTGCAACCATTTATGCCTACACGGCTGTTGGTGTTGGAGTCATTCTAGCTGCGGCTGGTTTGGGATCAGCTATCGGCTGGGGTTTAATTTGTGCCAAAACCCTGGAAGGTATTGCGCGTCAACCTGAAATGCGTCCTGCATTAATGACCAATATGTTCATCTTTGCCGGTCTTATGGAGTCTTTTCCTTTTATCATCCTGGCTTTCGCTATGTGGTTCCTGTTTGCTAACCCTTTCATCGGTGCGGCAAAGGCAGCAATGGGCGGATAA
- a CDS encoding AtpZ/AtpI family protein gives MKKTKGPGLLLIGVGSILTSMIAAGFILGYAVDVWLKTAPVFLFAFGVLGFIGGILKVYKMLSDPRMY, from the coding sequence ATGAAAAAGACCAAAGGTCCCGGGCTTTTGCTCATTGGAGTTGGAAGCATTCTAACTTCTATGATTGCAGCCGGATTTATTCTGGGGTATGCGGTCGATGTTTGGCTAAAGACTGCACCGGTGTTTTTATTTGCCTTTGGCGTTTTAGGTTTTATAGGCGGCATCCTAAAAGTTTACAAAATGTTAAGTGATCCGCGCATGTACTAA
- the atpB gene encoding F0F1 ATP synthase subunit A, producing the protein MSQAEGSSGGGTVEYIQHHLTNLCVGDCDPVTHQAAGFWALHVDTVFFSVLLGALMVFVSMRVTRNMTDGVPGGFQNFVESILEFVQGQVRDTFPGHNPIIAPLALTIFLWVWLMNFMDLIPVDLLPLIGSWFGVSYLKVVPTTDINTTFAMSFFVFLLIVFYSIKIKGPVGYLKMFLFHPFGKFAIPVNIVMTAIEELAKPLSLGLRLFGNLFAGELVFLLIALLAGAATIGAGLLIWFPLQVVLDIAWLLFHILVITLQAFIFMVLTIVYLGMAHTSDH; encoded by the coding sequence TTGAGTCAAGCAGAAGGTTCTTCCGGCGGTGGTACCGTTGAGTATATTCAACACCATTTAACCAATTTATGCGTGGGTGACTGTGATCCCGTAACACACCAAGCCGCAGGTTTCTGGGCTTTACATGTGGACACGGTTTTCTTCAGTGTGTTACTGGGCGCCTTAATGGTGTTTGTCAGTATGCGTGTGACACGCAATATGACTGACGGTGTTCCCGGTGGATTTCAAAATTTTGTTGAATCCATTCTAGAGTTTGTTCAAGGCCAGGTGCGCGATACCTTCCCCGGCCACAATCCCATCATCGCTCCATTAGCGCTGACCATATTCCTGTGGGTTTGGTTAATGAATTTCATGGACTTAATCCCAGTAGACCTGCTGCCCTTGATCGGCTCGTGGTTTGGTGTGAGCTACTTGAAGGTGGTGCCTACCACTGACATTAACACTACCTTCGCCATGTCTTTCTTCGTGTTCCTGCTGATCGTTTTTTACAGCATCAAGATCAAAGGTCCGGTGGGATATTTGAAAATGTTTTTGTTCCATCCTTTCGGTAAATTCGCCATCCCGGTGAACATTGTGATGACGGCGATCGAAGAATTGGCCAAACCCCTGAGTTTGGGTTTGCGTTTGTTCGGAAACCTGTTTGCCGGTGAGTTGGTATTCCTGTTGATCGCTTTGTTGGCGGGAGCCGCCACTATCGGTGCCGGTTTATTGATTTGGTTCCCATTGCAAGTGGTGCTGGATATAGCTTGGTTACTGTTCCATATTCTGGTTATTACATTGCAGGCGTTTATTTTCATGGTATTAACCATTGTATACCTGGGTATGGCACATACATCGGATCATTAA
- a CDS encoding F0F1 ATP synthase subunit B: MNITVTLIAQMVAFIILIWLVQKYMWGPMSAMMEARQKRIADGLAAAEKGKHEQELAEKRAKETLKQSKEQANEILAQANKRASEIVEEAKQSAKVEGERIMAAANADIEREINQAREHLRKEVASLVVIGAEQVLKREIDAKAHDQLLNELVAKI; this comes from the coding sequence GTGAACATTACAGTAACTCTCATCGCGCAAATGGTCGCCTTCATCATATTGATCTGGCTGGTCCAGAAATATATGTGGGGCCCCATGTCAGCCATGATGGAAGCTCGTCAAAAACGCATCGCGGACGGTTTAGCCGCAGCGGAAAAAGGCAAGCACGAACAGGAGTTGGCTGAGAAGCGTGCCAAAGAGACTTTAAAGCAATCCAAAGAGCAGGCTAATGAAATTCTTGCCCAGGCCAATAAGCGGGCTTCCGAGATCGTTGAGGAAGCAAAACAATCCGCTAAGGTTGAAGGCGAGCGCATTATGGCTGCGGCTAACGCGGATATTGAGCGTGAAATCAACCAGGCTCGTGAACACTTGCGTAAGGAAGTGGCGTCGCTGGTGGTTATCGGTGCCGAACAGGTGCTGAAGCGCGAAATCGATGCAAAGGCTCATGACCAACTCTTAAACGAGTTGGTGGCAAAAATATAG